One part of the Glycine max cultivar Williams 82 chromosome 14, Glycine_max_v4.0, whole genome shotgun sequence genome encodes these proteins:
- the LOC100781230 gene encoding uncharacterized protein isoform X2 produces MEGRTENSNDTTCPKKSRSLDLKSLYKSKWTENTAKTNLKRIGNSSGGGDEKRKKKKARKEVSLSSLENGDGSRELKLGLSQRFSSSCSSVLNKISFSVGDDDVQIPKRKRSFVGRKKSELGQASKLVEQPGLKIGYGDQVPKLGSDDLGNGVESFKIKHRKEFDEFKENRISDSNSVQHDVSKNSVQHGKENGDCSFHSVVNSGDSSLSKSRRKNRKRKASALDRTKVSKEAEPLVSSCKISDDLQEDEEENLEENAARMLSSRFDPSCTGFSMKGSNGLSVFRSSSQSIVNRGLNSQLGSESASADTAVRVLRPRKQYRNKGNSRKRRHFYEILLGDVDAYWVLNRRIKIFWPLDQSWYYGLVDNYDEGSKLYHIKYDDRDVEWVNLETERFKLLLLRSEVPGNAKGERALTKRSSFDHQKGSKSRKERQRTEANAGDDRCGDSSLDSEPIISWLAQSSNRLRSFQGIKKQKTSVTVPSTMSSFLYDEPVTAKGHLAKSSLRGVENNFSSCCVSQDKSSDDFKDKSSLQCVTRAKDGKQPMVYFRRRRIFKPAPISPHISERNHASISASGSVAFDHMFGGVENVKNPIDNRVEVGGPLFFTYKAGVSNFFWDMESASFKFGFNFPMRLVLSDFFQSENVWLLYTVLLLRFGTVMAKWPRVCLEMLFVDNVVGLRFLSFEGCLNMAAAFVLFVLRVFHQPACQGKYVDLQFPCTSIGFKFSSVHVIKMPLVFEFYNFSEVKNSKWMYLDSKLKGHCLLSKQLQLSECTYDNIQALQNGSRRFSITSISGPSSVKVTQKSRPGINIIGVSKGSTQADTLPYSDAGERKLPPFGLSFAAAPTFFLCLHLKLLMEQSATCIRFCDQTPIFDQEDPGLMTNGCTSTDDCSNRNSEVILRRGMETLSNSAADDGGSCADSDNPSTCNDQILTRNYQNIGLNGAITSISHDFERLCKTHLPEWQSHYLEQELVSLPSSSLKHQDKANDGSHSFIGDLSIQIPAVDQFEKPDDNGDLCDAEHSPDFSWNINGCGIPSSNPTAHRSSWYQNRNNSLSLGFQSHVWSDKKVDSLCNDLSNGPKKPRTQVSYSVPSAGYEFSSRQRNHHQKGLSHKRVRKASEKSSDVARVPEKNIKCLSCGANVLITHGDKGWRESRAHVVLEVFDHNEWRLSVKLFGITRYSYKAHQFLQPGSTNRYTHAMMWKGGKDWILEFPDRSQWALFKEMHEECYNRNIRSASVRNIPIPGVHLIEENDDNGSEETFIRSCMYFQQVEADAEMALDPCRVLYDMDSEDEQWISNAQNSVKDNSEFSWISEEMFEKTIDVFEKAAYAKKLDHFTPDEIEDLMLNVGPLCVVKIIYDHWQQRRQKKGMALIRHFQPPLWERYQKQVREWELAMTKNNAPSNGCLDKVTTLEKPAMFAFCLKPRGLESLNKGLKHRSQKKISVSGNANSNLDQDGFHTFKDRMLYLLAMKTKATVTILLMIHHWL; encoded by the exons ATGGAAGGCAGAACAGAAAACTCCAATGACACTACATGTCCCAAGAAATCAAGATCACTGGATCTTAAAAGTCTATATAAATCAAAATGGACAGAAAACACGGCAAAGACGAACTTAAAGAGGATCGGCAATAGTAGTGGGGGTGGTGatgagaagaggaagaaaaaaaaggctaGAAAGGAAGTCTCTTTAAGTAgcttagaaaatggtgatggTAGCAGGGAGTTGAAGTTAGGGTTGAGTCAAAGATTTAGTAGTAGTTGTAGTAGTGTgctaaataaaatttcatttagtgTTGGTGATGATGATGTTCAGATTCCCAAGAGGAAGAGGAGTTTTGTGGGGAGGAAGAAATCGGAACTTGGTCAAGCATCAAAACTGGTGGAGCAGCCTGGTCTGAAAATTGGCTATGGCGATCAGGTGCCAAAGTTAGGTAGTGATGATTTGGGCAATGGGGTTGAGTCTTTCAAGATTAAGCATAGGAAagaatttgatgaatttaaGGAAAATAGGATTAGTGATTCAAATTCAGTTCAGCATGATGTATCAAAAAATTCAGTTCAGCATGGTAAGGAGAATGGGGATTGTTCATTTCATTCTGTTGTAAATAGTGGTGATTCTTCTTTATCAAAGTCACGAAGGAAGAATAGGAAGCGAAAGGCTTCAGCATTAGATAGAACTAAGGTTTCCAAGGAGGCTGAACCTTTGGTTTCAAGTTGTAAAATATCTGATGATTTGCAAGAAGATGAAGAGGAAAATCTTGAGGAGAATGCAGCTAGGATGCTATCTTCAAGGTTTGATCCAAGCTGTACTGGGTTTTCTATGAAAGGTTCAAATGGTTTGTCTGTTTTCCGATCTTCTAGTCAAAGTATTGTTAACCGTGGTTTGAATTCTCAGTTAGGTTCAGAATCAGCATCAGCTGATACTGCTGTCAGAGTTTTGAGGCCTAGGAAACAATATAGAAACAAGGGTAATTCAAGGAAGAGGCGCCATTTTTATGAAATCCTTTTAGGTGATGTGGATGCATATTGGGTACTGAATCGGAGAATTAAAATCTTTTGGCCATTGGACCAGAGTTGGTATTATGGCCTCGTGGATAACTATGATGAAGGAAGCAAGCtttatcatatcaaatatgATGATCGAGATGTAGAATGGGTTAATCTTGAAACTGAGAGATTCAAACTCTTGTTACTTCGTAGTGAAGTTCCTGGAAATGCAAAGGGTGAGAGAGCCTTAACGAAACGTAGCAGTTTTGATCACCAAAAGGGAAGCAAATCCAGAAAAGAAAGGCAAAGAACAGAAGCGAATGCAGGGGATGATCGTTGTGGTGATAGCAGTTTGGACTCAGAACCTATAATTTCGTGGTTGGCTCAATCTTCTAATCGGCTTAGATCTTTTCAGGGCATTAAGAAACAGAAAACTTCTGTTACAGTTCCAAGTACAATGTCATCATTCTTATATGATGAACCTGTTACAGCAAAGGGGCATTTAGCTAAGAGTTCTTTGAGGGGTGTTGAAAATAATTTCTCTAGTTGTTGTGTATCACAAGATAAATCAAGTGATGATTTTAAGGATAAGTCCTCATTGCAATGTGTCACTCGTGCTAAAGATGGAAAACAGCCTATGGTCTATTTCAGAAGGCGGCGGATTTTTAAGCCAGCTCCAATATCCCCTCATATCTCTGAAAGAAACCATGCTAGTATAAGTGCATCCGGTTCTGTTGCCTTTGACCATATGTTTGGTGGGGTTGAGAATGTGAAAAATCCAATTGACAACAGGGTTGAGGTTGGGGGCCCATTGTTCTTCACTTACAAGGCTGGagtatcaaattttttttgggaCATGGAGTCAGCATCATTCAAATTTGGCTTTAACTTTCCAATGCGTTTGGTGTTGAGTGACTTTTTTCAATCAGAAAATGTGTGGTTGCTTTACACTGTTTTGCTGCTTCGGTTCGGTACAGTTATGGCCAAGTGGCCTAGAGTTTGTTTGGAGATGCTTTTTGTTGATAATGTGGTTGGGTTGAGGTTTCTATCATTTGAAGGCTGCTTGAACATGGCTGCAGCTTTTGTCCTTTTTGTCCTTAGGGTGTTTCATCAACCTGCTTGCCAAGGGAAGTATGTTGACTTGCAATTTCCATGTACATCTATTGGATTCAAGTTTTCTAGTGTTCATGTTATTAAGATGCCACTTGTGTTTGAGTTCTATAATTTCTCTGAAGTGAAGAATTCAAAGTGGATGTACTTGGATTCTAAGCTAAAAGGGCATTGCCTGCTCAGTAAGCAGCTCCAGCTTTCTGAATGCACATATGATAACATCCAGGCACTTCAAAATGGATCAAGAAGGTTCTCCATAACTTCTATCAGTGGGCCTTCCTCAGTCAAG GTCACACAGAAGAGTAGGCCAGGGATTAACATCATTGGTGTTTCCAAAGGGTCCACTCAAGCTGATACTCTTCCATATTCTGATGCTGGCGAGAGGAAACTTCCTCCATTTGGTCTCTCTTTTGCTGCTGCACctacattttttctttgtttgcaTCTCAAGTTGCTGATGGAGCAGTCTGCAACATGTATAAGATTTTGTGATCAAACACCAATATTTGATCAGGAAGACCCTGGTTTGATGACAAATGGATGTACTAGCACTGATGATTGCTCAAACAGGAATTCTGAAGTTATTCTTAGGAGAGGTATGGAGACTTTGTCAAACAGTGCTGCAGATGATGGAGGGTCTTGTGCTGACTCAGATAATCCCTCTACTTGTAATGACCAAATTCTCACTCGAAATTACCAGAACATTGGTCTTAACGGTGCTATTACTTCCATTTCTCATGATTTTGAGAGGCTTTGTAAAACTCACTTACCCGAATGGCAATCCCACTATTTGGAGCAAGAGTTAGTCTCTTTACCTTCAAGTTCTTTAAAACATCAAGATAAGGCTAATGATGGTTCTCATTCTTTTATTGGTGATCTCAGTATTCAAATTCCTGCTGTTGATCAATTTGAGAAACCTGATGATAACGGTGATTTATGTGATGCTGAACACTCTCCTGATTTCTCTTGGAATATAAATGGATGTGGTATTCCAAGCTCCAATCCAACTGCTCACAGAAGTTCTTGGTATCAGAACCGGAATAATTCCTTGTCATTGGGATTTCAGTCTCATGTGTGGTCTGATAAAAAGGTTGATTCTCTTTGCAATGATTTGAGCAATGGACCTAAAAAACCACGTACACAAGTATCATACTCAGTGCCTTCAGCAGGGTATGAATTCAGTTCAAGGCAAAGAAACCATCATCAGAAAGGGCTTTCTCACAAACGAGTTAGAAAGGCTAGCGAGAAGTCATCAGATGTTGCTAGGGTCCCTGAAAAGAATATCAAATGCTTATCTTGTGGTGCAAATGTCTTGATTACTCATGGTGATAAGGGTTGGAGAGAATCCAGGGCCCATGTTGTACTAGAGGTGTTTGACCACAATGAGTGGAGACTTTCTGTGAAACTTTTTGGAATTACTAGGTATTCATACAAAGCACACCAGTTTCTGCAGCCTGGATCAACAAATCGGTACACACATGCAATGATGTGGAAAGGAGGGAAGGATTGGATCTTGGAATTTCCGGATAGGAGTCAGTGGGCTCTTTTCAAGGAGATGCATGAGGAATGCTACAACCGTAACATCCGTTCTGCTTCAGTTAGAAACATACCTATTCCTGGTGTTCATttgatagaagaaaatgatgataatGGATCTGAGGAAACTTTTATTCGGAGCTGTATGTACTTTCAACAAGTTGAAGCAGATGCTGAGATGGCTTTGGATCCATGCCGTGTTCTGTATGACATGGATAGTGAGGATGAGCAGTGGATTTCAAATGCTCAAAATTCTGTAAAAGACAACAGTGAATTTTCTTGGATCTCTGAGGAGATGTTTGAGAAGACAATAGACGTGTTTGAAAAGGCTGCATATGCTAAGAAGCTTGATCATTTTACTCCTGATGAGATAGAGGACCTCATGCTTAATGTTGGGCCTTTGTGTGTTGTCAAAATCATTTATGACCATTGGCAGCAGAGGAGGCAGAAGAAGGGAATGGCTTTAATTCGGCACTTTCAG CCCCCTCTGTGGGAAAGATATCAGAAACAAGTGAGAGAGTGGGAACTAGCCATGACCAAGAACAATGCCCCTTCTAATGGATGCCTGGACAAGGTTACAACTTTGGAGAAGCCGGCCATGTTTGCTTTCTGTTTGAAACCTAGGGGTCTGGAATCACTGAACAAGGGATTGAAACATCGATCCCAAAAGAAGATTTCAGTCTCTGGGAATGCAAACAGTAATCTAGATCAGGATGGCTTCCACACTTTCA AAGACAGAATGCTTTACCTTTTGGCGATGAAAACCAAGGCCACAGTTACGATTCTTTTGATGATTCATCATTGGCTCTGA
- the LOC100781230 gene encoding uncharacterized protein isoform X1 produces the protein MEGRTENSNDTTCPKKSRSLDLKSLYKSKWTENTAKTNLKRIGNSSGGGDEKRKKKKARKEVSLSSLENGDGSRELKLGLSQRFSSSCSSVLNKISFSVGDDDVQIPKRKRSFVGRKKSELGQASKLVEQPGLKIGYGDQVPKLGSDDLGNGVESFKIKHRKEFDEFKENRISDSNSVQHDVSKNSVQHGKENGDCSFHSVVNSGDSSLSKSRRKNRKRKASALDRTKVSKEAEPLVSSCKISDDLQEDEEENLEENAARMLSSRFDPSCTGFSMKGSNGLSVFRSSSQSIVNRGLNSQLGSESASADTAVRVLRPRKQYRNKGNSRKRRHFYEILLGDVDAYWVLNRRIKIFWPLDQSWYYGLVDNYDEGSKLYHIKYDDRDVEWVNLETERFKLLLLRSEVPGNAKGERALTKRSSFDHQKGSKSRKERQRTEANAGDDRCGDSSLDSEPIISWLAQSSNRLRSFQGIKKQKTSVTVPSTMSSFLYDEPVTAKGHLAKSSLRGVENNFSSCCVSQDKSSDDFKDKSSLQCVTRAKDGKQPMVYFRRRRIFKPAPISPHISERNHASISASGSVAFDHMFGGVENVKNPIDNRVEVGGPLFFTYKAGVSNFFWDMESASFKFGFNFPMRLVLSDFFQSENVWLLYTVLLLRFGTVMAKWPRVCLEMLFVDNVVGLRFLSFEGCLNMAAAFVLFVLRVFHQPACQGKYVDLQFPCTSIGFKFSSVHVIKMPLVFEFYNFSEVKNSKWMYLDSKLKGHCLLSKQLQLSECTYDNIQALQNGSRRFSITSISGPSSVKVTQKSRPGINIIGVSKGSTQADTLPYSDAGERKLPPFGLSFAAAPTFFLCLHLKLLMEQSATCIRFCDQTPIFDQEDPGLMTNGCTSTDDCSNRNSEVILRRGMETLSNSAADDGGSCADSDNPSTCNDQILTRNYQNIGLNGAITSISHDFERLCKTHLPEWQSHYLEQELVSLPSSSLKHQDKANDGSHSFIGDLSIQIPAVDQFEKPDDNGDLCDAEHSPDFSWNINGCGIPSSNPTAHRSSWYQNRNNSLSLGFQSHVWSDKKVDSLCNDLSNGPKKPRTQVSYSVPSAGYEFSSRQRNHHQKGLSHKRVRKASEKSSDVARVPEKNIKCLSCGANVLITHGDKGWRESRAHVVLEVFDHNEWRLSVKLFGITRYSYKAHQFLQPGSTNRYTHAMMWKGGKDWILEFPDRSQWALFKEMHEECYNRNIRSASVRNIPIPGVHLIEENDDNGSEETFIRSCMYFQQVEADAEMALDPCRVLYDMDSEDEQWISNAQNSVKDNSEFSWISEEMFEKTIDVFEKAAYAKKLDHFTPDEIEDLMLNVGPLCVVKIIYDHWQQRRQKKGMALIRHFQPPLWERYQKQVREWELAMTKNNAPSNGCLDKVTTLEKPAMFAFCLKPRGLESLNKGLKHRSQKKISVSGNANSNLDQDGFHTFRRRQNALPFGDENQGHSYDSFDDSSLALTSARVFLPRDAGSLKYYPTSNGAGYRNHIPKFHKPRYDSPGSRHHFLAGPKRQGIEQLDASVLEELRQRDAMAEARFKCHLAKLKRDRAKRLLYKVDVAIHKAIATLMTAEAMKASEDSLGEIKAYED, from the exons ATGGAAGGCAGAACAGAAAACTCCAATGACACTACATGTCCCAAGAAATCAAGATCACTGGATCTTAAAAGTCTATATAAATCAAAATGGACAGAAAACACGGCAAAGACGAACTTAAAGAGGATCGGCAATAGTAGTGGGGGTGGTGatgagaagaggaagaaaaaaaaggctaGAAAGGAAGTCTCTTTAAGTAgcttagaaaatggtgatggTAGCAGGGAGTTGAAGTTAGGGTTGAGTCAAAGATTTAGTAGTAGTTGTAGTAGTGTgctaaataaaatttcatttagtgTTGGTGATGATGATGTTCAGATTCCCAAGAGGAAGAGGAGTTTTGTGGGGAGGAAGAAATCGGAACTTGGTCAAGCATCAAAACTGGTGGAGCAGCCTGGTCTGAAAATTGGCTATGGCGATCAGGTGCCAAAGTTAGGTAGTGATGATTTGGGCAATGGGGTTGAGTCTTTCAAGATTAAGCATAGGAAagaatttgatgaatttaaGGAAAATAGGATTAGTGATTCAAATTCAGTTCAGCATGATGTATCAAAAAATTCAGTTCAGCATGGTAAGGAGAATGGGGATTGTTCATTTCATTCTGTTGTAAATAGTGGTGATTCTTCTTTATCAAAGTCACGAAGGAAGAATAGGAAGCGAAAGGCTTCAGCATTAGATAGAACTAAGGTTTCCAAGGAGGCTGAACCTTTGGTTTCAAGTTGTAAAATATCTGATGATTTGCAAGAAGATGAAGAGGAAAATCTTGAGGAGAATGCAGCTAGGATGCTATCTTCAAGGTTTGATCCAAGCTGTACTGGGTTTTCTATGAAAGGTTCAAATGGTTTGTCTGTTTTCCGATCTTCTAGTCAAAGTATTGTTAACCGTGGTTTGAATTCTCAGTTAGGTTCAGAATCAGCATCAGCTGATACTGCTGTCAGAGTTTTGAGGCCTAGGAAACAATATAGAAACAAGGGTAATTCAAGGAAGAGGCGCCATTTTTATGAAATCCTTTTAGGTGATGTGGATGCATATTGGGTACTGAATCGGAGAATTAAAATCTTTTGGCCATTGGACCAGAGTTGGTATTATGGCCTCGTGGATAACTATGATGAAGGAAGCAAGCtttatcatatcaaatatgATGATCGAGATGTAGAATGGGTTAATCTTGAAACTGAGAGATTCAAACTCTTGTTACTTCGTAGTGAAGTTCCTGGAAATGCAAAGGGTGAGAGAGCCTTAACGAAACGTAGCAGTTTTGATCACCAAAAGGGAAGCAAATCCAGAAAAGAAAGGCAAAGAACAGAAGCGAATGCAGGGGATGATCGTTGTGGTGATAGCAGTTTGGACTCAGAACCTATAATTTCGTGGTTGGCTCAATCTTCTAATCGGCTTAGATCTTTTCAGGGCATTAAGAAACAGAAAACTTCTGTTACAGTTCCAAGTACAATGTCATCATTCTTATATGATGAACCTGTTACAGCAAAGGGGCATTTAGCTAAGAGTTCTTTGAGGGGTGTTGAAAATAATTTCTCTAGTTGTTGTGTATCACAAGATAAATCAAGTGATGATTTTAAGGATAAGTCCTCATTGCAATGTGTCACTCGTGCTAAAGATGGAAAACAGCCTATGGTCTATTTCAGAAGGCGGCGGATTTTTAAGCCAGCTCCAATATCCCCTCATATCTCTGAAAGAAACCATGCTAGTATAAGTGCATCCGGTTCTGTTGCCTTTGACCATATGTTTGGTGGGGTTGAGAATGTGAAAAATCCAATTGACAACAGGGTTGAGGTTGGGGGCCCATTGTTCTTCACTTACAAGGCTGGagtatcaaattttttttgggaCATGGAGTCAGCATCATTCAAATTTGGCTTTAACTTTCCAATGCGTTTGGTGTTGAGTGACTTTTTTCAATCAGAAAATGTGTGGTTGCTTTACACTGTTTTGCTGCTTCGGTTCGGTACAGTTATGGCCAAGTGGCCTAGAGTTTGTTTGGAGATGCTTTTTGTTGATAATGTGGTTGGGTTGAGGTTTCTATCATTTGAAGGCTGCTTGAACATGGCTGCAGCTTTTGTCCTTTTTGTCCTTAGGGTGTTTCATCAACCTGCTTGCCAAGGGAAGTATGTTGACTTGCAATTTCCATGTACATCTATTGGATTCAAGTTTTCTAGTGTTCATGTTATTAAGATGCCACTTGTGTTTGAGTTCTATAATTTCTCTGAAGTGAAGAATTCAAAGTGGATGTACTTGGATTCTAAGCTAAAAGGGCATTGCCTGCTCAGTAAGCAGCTCCAGCTTTCTGAATGCACATATGATAACATCCAGGCACTTCAAAATGGATCAAGAAGGTTCTCCATAACTTCTATCAGTGGGCCTTCCTCAGTCAAG GTCACACAGAAGAGTAGGCCAGGGATTAACATCATTGGTGTTTCCAAAGGGTCCACTCAAGCTGATACTCTTCCATATTCTGATGCTGGCGAGAGGAAACTTCCTCCATTTGGTCTCTCTTTTGCTGCTGCACctacattttttctttgtttgcaTCTCAAGTTGCTGATGGAGCAGTCTGCAACATGTATAAGATTTTGTGATCAAACACCAATATTTGATCAGGAAGACCCTGGTTTGATGACAAATGGATGTACTAGCACTGATGATTGCTCAAACAGGAATTCTGAAGTTATTCTTAGGAGAGGTATGGAGACTTTGTCAAACAGTGCTGCAGATGATGGAGGGTCTTGTGCTGACTCAGATAATCCCTCTACTTGTAATGACCAAATTCTCACTCGAAATTACCAGAACATTGGTCTTAACGGTGCTATTACTTCCATTTCTCATGATTTTGAGAGGCTTTGTAAAACTCACTTACCCGAATGGCAATCCCACTATTTGGAGCAAGAGTTAGTCTCTTTACCTTCAAGTTCTTTAAAACATCAAGATAAGGCTAATGATGGTTCTCATTCTTTTATTGGTGATCTCAGTATTCAAATTCCTGCTGTTGATCAATTTGAGAAACCTGATGATAACGGTGATTTATGTGATGCTGAACACTCTCCTGATTTCTCTTGGAATATAAATGGATGTGGTATTCCAAGCTCCAATCCAACTGCTCACAGAAGTTCTTGGTATCAGAACCGGAATAATTCCTTGTCATTGGGATTTCAGTCTCATGTGTGGTCTGATAAAAAGGTTGATTCTCTTTGCAATGATTTGAGCAATGGACCTAAAAAACCACGTACACAAGTATCATACTCAGTGCCTTCAGCAGGGTATGAATTCAGTTCAAGGCAAAGAAACCATCATCAGAAAGGGCTTTCTCACAAACGAGTTAGAAAGGCTAGCGAGAAGTCATCAGATGTTGCTAGGGTCCCTGAAAAGAATATCAAATGCTTATCTTGTGGTGCAAATGTCTTGATTACTCATGGTGATAAGGGTTGGAGAGAATCCAGGGCCCATGTTGTACTAGAGGTGTTTGACCACAATGAGTGGAGACTTTCTGTGAAACTTTTTGGAATTACTAGGTATTCATACAAAGCACACCAGTTTCTGCAGCCTGGATCAACAAATCGGTACACACATGCAATGATGTGGAAAGGAGGGAAGGATTGGATCTTGGAATTTCCGGATAGGAGTCAGTGGGCTCTTTTCAAGGAGATGCATGAGGAATGCTACAACCGTAACATCCGTTCTGCTTCAGTTAGAAACATACCTATTCCTGGTGTTCATttgatagaagaaaatgatgataatGGATCTGAGGAAACTTTTATTCGGAGCTGTATGTACTTTCAACAAGTTGAAGCAGATGCTGAGATGGCTTTGGATCCATGCCGTGTTCTGTATGACATGGATAGTGAGGATGAGCAGTGGATTTCAAATGCTCAAAATTCTGTAAAAGACAACAGTGAATTTTCTTGGATCTCTGAGGAGATGTTTGAGAAGACAATAGACGTGTTTGAAAAGGCTGCATATGCTAAGAAGCTTGATCATTTTACTCCTGATGAGATAGAGGACCTCATGCTTAATGTTGGGCCTTTGTGTGTTGTCAAAATCATTTATGACCATTGGCAGCAGAGGAGGCAGAAGAAGGGAATGGCTTTAATTCGGCACTTTCAG CCCCCTCTGTGGGAAAGATATCAGAAACAAGTGAGAGAGTGGGAACTAGCCATGACCAAGAACAATGCCCCTTCTAATGGATGCCTGGACAAGGTTACAACTTTGGAGAAGCCGGCCATGTTTGCTTTCTGTTTGAAACCTAGGGGTCTGGAATCACTGAACAAGGGATTGAAACATCGATCCCAAAAGAAGATTTCAGTCTCTGGGAATGCAAACAGTAATCTAGATCAGGATGGCTTCCACACTTTCA GAAGAAGACAGAATGCTTTACCTTTTGGCGATGAAAACCAAGGCCACAGTTACGATTCTTTTGATGATTCATCATTGGCTCTGACCTCAGCAAGGGTATTCTTACCTCGTGATGCTGGCAGCTTGAAATACTATCCTACTAGTAATGGAGCAGGATATAGAAATCatatcccaaaatttcacaagcCCAGATATGATTCGCCTGGTAGCAGGCATCACTTTCTTGCTGGCCCTAAGAGGCAAGGGATTGAGCAGTTGGATGCTTCCGTCCTTGAGGAGTTAAGACAACGTGATGCCATGGCCGAGGCTCGTTTTAAGTGCCATTTGGCTAAGCTGAAGAGAGATAGGGCTAAAAGATTGCTATATAAAGTAGATGTAGCAATTCACAAGGCCATTGCTACTCTAATGACTGCAGAAGCAATGAAAGCTTCTGAGGACTCCCTTGGTGAAATTAAAGCTTATGAGGACTAA